Genomic window (Drosophila albomicans strain 15112-1751.03 chromosome X, ASM965048v2, whole genome shotgun sequence):
ACTTATGCTCCGCGAGCTGTTGAGGAGCCGTCGCACAAGCGTGTTGCCTACGGACATGCGCACGGACAtggacgcagcagcagcaatcccATCATCAACGGCCATGCACCGTccagtaacaacaataacaatgtgGGACGGGGAAAGAGCTACGAGCGGGGTAGCGAACAGTTTGcgccgagcagcagcagcaacagcaatctgGGGCGACCCACAGTACCGCAGCGTCGACGTGCCATCGAAAAGAAGCTCGGAGAGCTGCAGCATGGCTCGAAGGTTGTGGGACCGTCCACAACGGGAGCACAGTTGGAACCACCGCCGGATTATTCGCCGCCACcgcgcagtcgcagtcggagCTCTTCGCCGCAGGTGGATTATGTGGTAAATCGCGTCGGGCCGCCGGTTGCACCGCAGCTGGAGCCGCCGTCTGGTGTGACCATGACACTGAAtcgcaagcaacagcaacgcacaCGCTTTGCACCCACCTCCAGCTATCCGCCTGCCGTCGCCGCCGTTGCACCGGTCCCGACAGCGGCCTCCTCGTTGAATGGCATGCGACCGACGGCGGCCTCTACGTCGAATCTGTCCACGCTGAGTGCCAGCAAACCCAGCAAAATGGGTCAGGTGATTGGCAACTCGTTGCGCAAGCTGGTGAGCAAAATCCGCTCGGCGAGTGCTGAGCGCAAGTTCCGCATGAAGTCTGCGGCCAGCAAGTCCCGCGAGCAATCCCCGGCGGGCGGCAATCGTGGCGGGTTGGGAGAACCGGGCACGCCCAACGGAGCAGCGGTTAATCAGACAACCTATCAGCAGTACAATGTGATCGACGGACACATCGGTGGTGTGGGCACGAACGGATTGATGCGTCATAGCAGCAACGAATCGGATGGATCGTTGAGCGatcagcagcgacagcgacagccgCTCAAGCAGGAGACAGCGCTGCGTGGCCGCTCGGCAGATCCGcaactccagcagcagcagcagcagtcgcaggAGCAGTTGATAAGTCCGCGACAGCGTTACTATCTCGGTGAGGATCCCTACTCGAGCACGCTGTATGGCAAGGAGAACATCTACGAGCGTCATGGGAGTGCAGCTCAGGCGCAGGGACGCGCTCGCCAACGGTCCCTCGAGCCGCGCTACGAGCAACAGCACCTGCAGCGGGAAAGGGaacgagagagggagagggaaaggGAACGCGAAAGGGAACGGGAGCGCGAACGTGAGCGAGAGcaggaggatgaggatgatTACTACGAGTCGAGAGCGTTGCCAGTGAGCTCGACAACGCATACGCTGGGACGCTATCAGAAGCACAGTCAACGCTTCAGCGGCTCCACACCGAACCTGAATGCGCAGCAGGATTATCGCTCGGCTCAGACGTTGCCGCGGAAGTTGCACGAGTCGGGACACCAAatgcaacgacagcagcagcagcaacagccgcgTTACAATCAAACCACAACGCTGGAGAAGAGCAATCGCGGCATCTACAGCGTTGCACCGGCTCCCATGCGaccacagcaacagtcacagcaacagcagcagcaacagctcgaTGCGGCGATTCAGGGACCTGCAAAGCCAGCGCGGACTTATGCCAAAGTGCTGAATCGCAGCAAGAGCTTCAATGTGCACGGCATGAATGGCAGCAACGATCCTAGTCCCATCTACATCGAGAAGCTGACGAGGAACAACTATAGCAATGGCTACGCCAGCAGCGGACGCCAGTTGCCCCCTGCAACGCAgttccaacagcagcaaccgcaacaatCGGAAGCGTACAAATCGAATCCGCATCTCTTTTCCAGCGGCAAGGATAATTCACTGAAGAGTGGCCTCAAAAGTCCCTCGATTGTAAATTTGATCAGTCGCAGTCAAAAGGATCTAAGCAAAATCACCGCCAACGATGAGGATCTATATCAGGAGGACAGAAAACGCGAGcgcgagcaacagcaacaactttatATGCGGGCTCCCGATCTCTATCGTGTGATGCATGGCGGGGTTGAGGAGGATTACGCTAGATCGCCCAAGTATGCGTTGCAGGCAAAGTATTCCCTAGACTCGCGCTCTCCCCCAGCCGTTGAGCTCAACAAGGACACGGCGAGCATTgtgcggcaacagcagcagcatccacagCATCATCCACAGCAGCTGCGTCGCGGCTCTGGCGCCACCATTATCGAGCTGCGCAATCGCAAGTGAAACGCAGAACAAGTCTCCACTCTCCAGTCTCCACTCTCCACAACTCTCCGCAGTTACCCGACTCTCGGCTTTAGTTTCATTTGACAAGctgcaaatcaaaatgaaaggCCCCAGGATACAAAATAAGCACCCAACAGCATTGCAGtcgtcatcattattattatcatcatgattatcattattattattattattttttgttgcctctgCTGCCACACCTGACACACGCCCCTTTCTTCCATCATATTCtatatatgtgtttttttttttggtttttttttactaattgtaacaatttaattgtaacTTTTGTTGTATAGTTAAACGTTAAACACttgaaactaattaattaatttgcatataattatgaattaattgtcgccttccccttcccctacTTACCTACTACAAACCTAATATGTACTtatatctactatatatatttatatatatatgtaaaatttcaaaaatgggaaaaacaaaaacaaacaaggagtaaaacaaacataatttacacatttaataataatttgcttaataataCAACCAATTccaattacaaaaattataataaacaaacaacataaagtgccaaaataaataatgcaaaaaaaatactgtaaatgttttttcatttcttagaAGGAAAAGGTTTTATTACTGTGTACAAAATGATTCATTTAAGTTATGTTAATGGATGGGTCGAGAGACTCTTAACCTGTGCATATTAACAACTGTTAAGGGCTCGATTAAACAAGTTTTAATTGAGAAATTAGTCAGTTGCTTTGTTGCTCTATACAATGTATGGCAAAGTGAGTGAGAATAATCAATCACTGAATTGGCAATTATTAATTCTAGGTGCATATAATGTAGTATGCTGATTTTcttttccattccatttcctATACTTTTTTCAAAGCCAAGTCTAATCAACCCTTTAAGCCATGTGTTTTATGTGGTCAAACTCGTTCGTATATTTAGTTGAAAAGCTGGTTGCTATActtagaataataataataagatggGTTCGCATGTTGCATGACTAGTTACCACTGCCGAATTATCGCGCAAACAAGATTTCCGttaattattctattttaaaattaactttgatCGACCcacgattttaattttagaaatgGATACCTATACTTAGATCAGCAGTTTCAACGAATAAACAGTTCGATCCGAAGTTCAATGCGAGTAGTTCACGGTTCAAAACTTTTTGGCgaatttttttatgtgttcTAATAAAACGGTCAATTATCTTGGACTTATCAAAGTGTGTGTTAAATCCGTTCTTACTCCGTTCTTACTTTTATTACGCAGTGTTAATAGGAATTTAAAGATAAGCCAATATAAGACTTGAAATCTTTATACATCCCTGATCTTGTATTACAGAAGACCTTGAAGGGGAAGGATATGAAGAGATTAGTAATAGAAAACTAAAaccttttaaattttccttATAAGATAGGAGAAGACTTATACTACCGTATATAAGAGATTTTATTAGTATACAGTTTATATACAAGGAGTTTGTACAAATAGGATATTAGTAACAAGATACTACAAACTTTTATATACGGAAGTATAAGCCGTATACTACTAAAAGcttttatatacataagtatatatcGTATACTACAAAAAAGTCTCTTACTCGGAAGTAGAAACCGCATAGAAGAGGTTTTGGTAATATAGTAGTAAGTCTCTTTATATTTCGCTTAACGCCTATTCATACTTGACTTGCTCCCACGATTTTGGAATGTTTCGTTAGCAGATTGCATTAAATGCAGCTCAGTTTCTCACATCTGTTTATAAGAACACACAGACAAATCGGACATACTTAGCTATATCTAAATCGGCGGATCTCCGCCTGCTTACTCTACATACAAAACGGACTGACTTATCTATATCTAAATCGTCTTATGTCTATCTGCTTATAAACTCTAGTTTAGTCAACTTATAAAAGAtgttgaagctgctgctgttgctgcctgtcCTGGCCCAAGCTCTGGACTCCAGCTTTGCATCCAGCTCGTTGCTGGAGGGTCTCACACAGCTGATGCTTAGTCCATCCACCAATCAAACGACGCGATGCGGACAAGAGCTGCTGGCGCTGCACGCAGCCTGGCAGCAACACGAAGCCTGGGCGCTCAAGGGTAAAGAAAACTTTCCACCAAATTCGAATCCACTCTAACAACTCTTCCTGCAGCCTTCGATGCATCGGGCAGCGGGTATGCCAACATATTGATGGGCGACGCACACTTTTTGGGCAGCCGCGTCACCTGCCAAGCGGTCAATCAGCTTGTGCTCAGGTATTACACatcgaagcagcagcatctgctGGACAATCTGGCGCCCTTTGGCTTCGACTATCGCGTGGTTTATGTCAATGCCACAACGCGTTTCAAGCTGCGTTTCCTTCACACACCCACGACGCTGATGCACATTGGACTCTGTGTGCCGCAGAGCTGTGAACGCGACGAGCTGGAACAGCTGTTGCGCCAGACACTCGCGGTGCAACCATTGGAGCATCAGTACATGGAGCTGCAGCCTCAGTTGGTGTACACAAAGAAACCACAATTTGTGGGTCGCTTTCTTGAGAGTCGCGCCTTTCGATTGCTCATCACTCTTCTCTCgattgtgctgctgctgacgctgctCAGCAATGTGTTGCCCAAAGGCTGGAGTCGTGTGCTCGACTGCTTTCATGTGCCCAGCAATTGGCAGCGTTTGTCCGACAGCAGCAAAGAGATTGCCGTCATCAATGGGCTGCGTGTGGTGGGCGCCATCTCGATGTTGATACTCCATGTGACGTGGTACTCGTTATCGGTTAATCACACGGCGGGCACACTCAAGGCCATTACGAGCCTTTGGCTGCATCATTCCTATGTGCCGGCCATGGTCGAAGTGTTCTTCACCATTAGGTGAGCTTCCTCTTCCTCTACTTTTTCCACTCGCTTAAGTTCTCTTCTTTTTCCTTCTAGTGGCTTCCTCACTGTGTCCAACTTTCTCAGCAATCGCGCCCAGCTGCAGCGCTTGGCCGAGCAGCCGCTGTCCAGCAATCTGGTCGCCTACCTCAAGTCCTTGCTGCAGCGCTACTTGCGTCTGGTGCCCATGCAGATTGTGCTCATGCTGCTGGTGACTGTTGCCATTAGCTACTATCGTGAGGTGTCTCTGCTGCACGTCCATGTGCCACTGGATGACTACTGTGCCCAGGACTGGTGGCAGAACATGATGCTCATCCAGAATATGTTCAGCACCCATTACATGTGCGCCAATTGGACCTGGTCGCTGGCCTGCGAGATGCAATTCCATGTGCTCGCCATGCTCCTGCTCCATTTGTATGTGCATCGTCCGAGGCTGGTGCGTCGTCTCGTTGTCGGCATACTGGTGGCCAATCTGGTGTATTCGCTTGCCTTGGTCGTCACGATGGACATTCAAATGCGCTTCGAACTTCTCTCTCCGCAGATGAACGATCATTTCTACTTTAATTCGTTTGTGCGTTTGCAGACATATGCCGTCGGCGCCGTCTATGCCCATGCCCACGTCAATGGGATTCGTGATGGAAAGACACCTCTTGACTTGGTCCTTCCGGGGCGTCTAGTGAAATCCTTGGCTGCCGCAGTCGTGTTGTGGGTGATTTGGCAATTGCAACTGGAGGCGAATGATCAGAATAAGCAGCTCATTACTGCCGGCGTCATAATGATACGTCTCATCATTTCGCTGATTACGTTACATTTGATTTTGGCCAACTTTAGCACTGAACGTTGTTCATTCGTCATTCGGTGGGGAACGCAATTGCTGCaagcaaattgttttcagTTCTTTGGAAAATTGACGTTTACGTTTTACCTGATTCATCCGTTGCTTATTATGTGTTTTAATTATGGTTTTAGCTATTTACTGCCTTCGGATTTTAGTCTTTGGGTAAGTACAACGCAAACCGTAAGAGGTTTCGTTAAAATCAGTCACGTAACATAACGTTTTTTCTCTTGTTCCGTTGCAGTCCATCATTACGATTGCGTACACAGTTATTGGCTTTGCAGTGTCCACCGTGTTGACGCTGTTCCTTGAAATGCCGTTCAATAGACTTACCAATTTGTTGATGTCTTCACTTGCCACACAACAAGCTCCAGCGTCCAAGAAAAAAGACAAATAAATACTCGATTAATATAGCCGTTAAGTTTACGTTATATTTTTGCGCTTGGCTGCGCTCCATTTTTCGTTGCTCTTTTTTAAGCAAGGTCGCCAACCACGATGagacgacgatggcgacgaaGGGTAAGTCCGAAGGCGTTGTAAAGTGCGAGGAGGTCGAATAGTTCGGAGAGGACGAAAGGTCCGAAGATAAGTCTAAGGAGGTCGAAAAGTGAGAAGAGATCGAGAAATCgtggagaaggagaaggaggcgTAAAGTATGAAGAGTTTGAAAAGTCCTAAAAGGTGGAAAAGTCCTAAGAGGTCCAAGAGGATGACGAAAAGTCCGAGGAGGGGAAAATGTCTGAAGGGGACACACAGTATGAAGGGTTTGGAAAGTCCTAAAAGGTGGAAAAATCCGACAAGGTCAAAAGTAAGAGGCGGTCAAAAAGTTGGAGAGGGTCGAAAAGTCCAAGGAGAGCGAAAAGTCCAAAGGGGGGGTAATATAGGAAGAAGTTGAAAACTCCGAAGAGATTAAAAAGTTCGAGGAGGTCGAAAAGTGCGAGGAATGACGAAGAGTCCGAAAAGGGAGTAAAGTCCGCAAGTATGTTCGAGGAACTCCAAAAATCCAAGCAGGTCGCAAAGCAGAAAAGTCCTCAAAATCTTTAGGACAAATATTAATAGGATTTCTCTTTTCGACAGAGGTGGCACTGCTGGCGGATCGCAAAGATGCGCTTACCAAGCGACCCCTGGACTTTGATCGCGAGGAGGAGACGCGCAAGGGCGAGACCATGAAATGGTTGGAGTCGCACTTTGGCAGCGAGTCGACAGCATCGAACGATTCCCGCGACGACGAGGCAACGCGGGACGTGGACGCGGATGTAGAGCCCACGAAGAAGAGCTACTTCAATGTGACGATCAAGTCGCAGAGTCAACTGCCAGTGGGCGGTCACAATGCAACTGTGCCGCTCACCCACACTTTGTCACGCAGCGCCGAACGAGAACGGGAGTGCGAAAGGGAACGCGATCgggagcgagagagggagcgcGATAGAGAGCGAGAACGCGAACGGGAACGCTTGCCTAGCACGCTCGATCGGAAATATCCAAAGGATCCCGGGTTGGCGGGACGAGGCGGGAAGTTCTATCAGGGCATCTCGAACTGGGCGGAACGTCAGGAACCCGCCTCGAATGTCAATCACTTTTCGTCGCAGGCATTTCGTGAGGATCTCCAGGAGACTATACGTCGCAACAGGCTGAAGAAGAAACTGAGTGGAGGAGGTAGAGCTCCGCCCGATGTGGTGGCAGCCACAGCGTCAATCGTGGCGGGTTGGGAGAACCGAGCACGCCCAACGGAGCAGCAATTAATCAGACAACCTATCAGCAGTATAATGTGATCGACGGACACATCGGTGGTGTGGGCACGAACGGATCGATGCGTCACAGCAGCAATGAATCGGATGGATCGTTGAGCGatcagcagcgacagcgacagccgCTAAAGCAGGAGACAGCGCTGCGTGGCCGCTCGGCAAATCCGcaactccagcagcagcagtcgcaggAAGAGTTGATAAGTTCGCGACAGCGTTACTATCccatttgaaacaaacttaacaaatgctgtcgaaaaaaaattaaagctctatctcttatagtctctgagatctaggtgttcaaacggacagatggacagacagacggacatggctagatcgtctcggctattgatgctgatcaagaacaTATAGGGTCGGacatgcctcgttctacctgttataCACATTTCCTGCcatcacaaagttataataccattctaccctatgggtagcgggtataaaaattataataaacaaacaacataaagtgccaaaataaataatgcaaaaaaaaaaaatactgtaaatgtttttaatttcttagaAGGAAAAGGTTTTATTATTGTGTACAAAATGATTCATAAAAGTTAATAGATAGGTCGAGAGACACTTAACATGCGCATTGCGCATATTACCGATGGTTTAAGGGTTAGATTAAACAAGTGTTAATTGAGAAATTAGTCAGTTGCTTTGTTGCtctatacaatatatatatcaaagtGATATTAAAAGTGATGGAATGAATTGGCAATTATTAATTCTAGGTACATATAATGTAGTATGTTGATATTCTTTTTCATTCCAAGTTACGTACTAGATATTCTAAACATTTCCAGCATTGCAAAGCGGAACTCATTACAATTGTGTACAATGTAATGCATTGGTTTTTAAAGaccaaacatttatttaagaaagTGGAACCCATTACTTTTCTGGACGATCTAATGCATTACTTcccattattatattaataataataagattaaGTTATGTACCAAATATTGTAAGCATTAGCCAGCATTGCAGAGTGGAACATATTCAAACCGCTACTACCATTTGTGGACGATGCCTTGGTTGGTCATAGTTTCTACGACCTAAAACTGTCCCTACTGCTTTAAGCAAGATGAATTCATAACATTTGTGGACAATGTAATGTGTAGGTTGATATACTTTATAAGACTAAACACTGCTTGGATACGGTTCTTTTTAATGTGGGTTAAAAAGGATTTAAGTTAGTAGAACTCATTATATTTCTGTACGACTAGAAAATACCTATATATTGTATAAGCTATTACATTTGTAAACGATGTAATGCATGAGTTGTCTTACTTATATTAATACGAATAAGATTAAgttacatattaaatattctaaacattgtccatacatacatacattcatacagTTACTAGCAAGTGGAACCCATCACATTTGTGGATAATGTAATGCATTGGACTGCGACACTTTATACGACATTACACTGCTGGggttgttgttatatttaatgCGATTACACTATCACATTCACGACAAATTAACGGTTATCTTGAAACTTACTTGCACGTACAATGTatggaattataaatattgcaaattgtaGCAATATAAGTAAAATTTGATAAGCAAAAAGTAATTCACAACACTAGCgttcaatacatttttatagcGCATTTGCAAGTTTCTAATCGCTTCTGTACTTtgttttactatatattattttcgatGCACAATGACAGTCGAAATAAACAGTCTCTCTCGATCGTCGAGCAATTCAAATGGGTCAGTTGTCATAGAACCTTAGGATCAGAATGTTATGGGTCGACCTGTGCACTATgtattcaaattgcatttaaagtggtactaaaactaaacaaaataaaacgattATCTCGTCTGGAAGCTAAGCCCAGCACTCGACTGCGATCAGTATTTGATCGACGTTTTACCCGCGAggttcataaaataaaagaacaagtaagaaaacttaCAATGCATTCTTTGTTTCGAAACGTGTGTGTACGTATGCAACATTTgcgtattattattttggaaaatactaaataattattgccaaaaaaaaaccgaactTAGATGTAAATTAAAGTGTCGTTTAATCGATGATTAGGTCATccgcaatgtttttttttttgtgtatccAAACTGACGtgcttataaattaatattattattaaatttaacataataaataaattaatatttactattttaagCAACCCAacttacaatttaaatgtaaagttggtaaaaagtgaaaagttttaaatgGTTTGCGACATCAAAACCCAATTTGGGTTTACATGCTGCATGATTAGTTGCCACTGCCAAATTCAATTGTGCGATGCGCTTTTTATGGGGAAAACAAGAGTGCACTTTCAATAATCCgtttattattctattttaaaaataactctGATCCACCCACGACTTTAATTTTAGACGTGGATTAAATATCTATACTTAGATCAGCAGTTTCAACGAATAAACAGTTCTATTAGAAGTTCAATGCGAGTAGTTCACGGTTGTCTCAAAACTTAGAGGCGAATCCTTGTCAAAAAGTCCGTCAAGTGTATCAAACAGTGTAAATCTAAAGgtaaaatttttttgtttttaatttttttatgtgttcTAATAAAATGTGCGCGACATTGCTTTTAAAGACTGAACTATTCAATATAATCCGTTCGTACTTTTATTACGCGGTGTTAATAGGAATTTAAAGATAAGATAAGCTTTATGCTTTCTTAAAAAGTTTTAGTAATATAAGACATGACTTCTTTATACATCCCTGATCTTGTATTCCAGAAGACCTTGAAGGGAAAGGATATGAAGAGACTAGTAAtagaaaactaattttaaatttttctgaCACAATATTACTGAACCTTATAAGATAGAAGACTTATACTAccgtatataaaatattttagtagtacacagtttatataaatttagtaatGAGATACTAAAAACTCCTATATACGgatgtataaataatatactactaaAACATCGTTTACTCTGAAGTATAAATCATATACACCTGGCCCTCGCTTAACTCGGACTCTTTTAGAACGAACTCGGTCTTACACGGTTACAAATTTGCTCCCATCCCCCCTTTTAACACGCTAAAAACCTCGTTCTTACACGATTTTTTGATTAAGGAGCCaccaaaatgagaaaaaattttgaaGCAAACTGGCTTAAGCTATAAATGCcaccaaatgcatttcaaacttgatatgaatataataatataatataactaaataccagcttttagttttgaaaatatgaacgttatgcatttattaaaggCATATGCATAATAACTTTTggttaattttaaacaaatgtatgaaactttaataaaaacacaaaatttgaacattaaaaaaattttttttgccaattttgaattttcgcTTAACACGAAGATTTCTAGGAACGTAACCCCCGTGGTT
Coding sequences:
- the LOC117576310 gene encoding zinc finger CCCH domain-containing protein 13 isoform X2, with product MALSKTSKSKAGAKDEQNELVGYEPKDDDDGNNEAATATATDCDTEAITKEEEWITKRKTELTTTRQIETRVKRQVKLQDGKVIEDSGPIVSTNTTEDTDKQETETTEKRDLGLPDELDGNAQLIDAAALEASAVNESQLAQLQESFGVGGEGGAGQGGKLVKRMVPRPVDGLVRQVDDKRVISHEEIKDYHETQDVRHLGDFTDETYVKAVREGVKDLEAVLCSPESQQQLVALGPQLVANTSASRKTIDSEDTQKRCLAQEDGTLVTESKRTTEHELILEGDEAEDEQEATGNAQLSTKAQNATVTASQRYFKQRDEQHVDLLDSDGKLVATEMRYAAETTQMDKDGSLERPGDWDSLSDRMRKLRRTQQQQQQKEVALLADRKDALTKRPLDFDREEETRKGETMKWLESHFGSESTASNDSRDDEATRDVDADVEPTKKSYFNVTIKSQSQLPVSGHNATVPLTHTLPRSAERERERERERDRERERERDRERERERERLPSTLDRKYLKDPGLAGRGGKFYQGISNWAERQEPASNVNHFSSQAFREDLQETIRRNGLKKKLSGGGGAPPDVVAATANDSYVSREDILQQKRQSLSSQFLARSTRGSRDALDDLDAIPGLGLGPAPGPAVGRVPAAATYAPRAVEEPSHKRVAYGHAHGHGRSSSNPIINGHAPSSNNNNNVGRGKSYERGSEQFAPSSSSNSNLGRPTVPQRRRAIEKKLGELQHGSKVVGPSTTGAQLEPPPDYSPPPRSRSRSSSPQVDYVVNRVGPPVAPQLEPPSGVTMTLNRKQQQRTRFAPTSSYPPAVAAVAPVPTAASSLNGMRPTAASTSNLSTLSASKPSKMGQVIGNSLRKLVSKIRSASAERKFRMKSAASKSREQSPAGGNRGGLGEPGTPNGAAVNQTTYQQYNVIDGHIGGVGTNGLMRHSSNESDGSLSDQQRQRQPLKQETALRGRSADPQLQQQQQQSQEQLISPRQRYYLGEDPYSSTLYGKENIYERHGSAAQAQGRARQRSLEPRYEQQHLQREREREREREREREREREREREREQEDEDDYYESRALPVSSTTHTLGRYQKHSQRFSGSTPNLNAQQDYRSAQTLPRKLHESGHQMQRQQQQQQPRYNQTTTLEKSNRGIYSVAPAPMRPQQQSQQQQQQQLDAAIQGPAKPARTYAKVLNRSKSFNVHGMNGSNDPSPIYIEKLTRNNYSNGYASSGRQLPPATQFQQQQPQQSEAYKSNPHLFSSGKDNSLKSGLKSPSIVNLISRSQKDLSKITANDEDLYQEDRKREREQQQQLYMRAPDLYRVMHGGVEEDYARSPKYALQAKYSLDSRSPPAVELNKDTASIVRQQQQHPQHHPQQLRRGSGATIIELRNRK
- the LOC117576350 gene encoding uncharacterized protein LOC117576350 isoform X4, which codes for MLKLLLLLPVLAQALDSSFASSSLLEGLTQLMLSPSTNQTTRCGQELLALHAAWQQHEAWALKAFDASGSGYANILMGDAHFLGSRVTCQAVNQLVLRYYTSKQQHLLDNLAPFGFDYRVVYVNATTRFKLRFLHTPTTLMHIGLCVPQSCERDELEQLLRQTLAVQPLEHQYMELQPQLVYTKKPQFVGRFLESRAFRLLITLLSIVLLLTLLSNVLPKGWSRVLDCFHVPSNWQRLSDSSKEIAVINGLRVVGAISMLILHVTWYSLSVNHTAGTLKAITSLWLHHSYVPAMVEVFFTIR
- the LOC127565710 gene encoding O-acyltransferase like protein-like — encoded protein: MQIVLMLLVTVAISYYREVSLLHVHVPLDDYCAQDWWQNMMLIQNMFSTHYMCANWTWSLACEMQFHVLAMLLLHLYVHRPRLVRRLVVGILVANLVYSLALVVTMDIQMRFELLSPQMNDHFYFNSFVRLQTYAVGAVYAHAHVNGIRDGKTPLDLVLPGRLVKSLAAAVVLWVIWQLQLEANDQNKQLITAGVIMIRLIISLITLHLILANFSTERCSFVIRWGTQLLQANCFQFFGKLTFTFYLIHPLLIMCFNYGFSYLLPSDFSLWSIITIAYTVIGFAVSTVLTLFLEMPFNRLTNLLMSSLATQQAPASKKKDK
- the LOC127565711 gene encoding RNA-binding protein 25-like isoform X1; protein product: MATKEVALLADRKDALTKRPLDFDREEETRKGETMKWLESHFGSESTASNDSRDDEATRDVDADVEPTKKSYFNVTIKSQSQLPVGGHNATVPLTHTLSRSAERERECERERDRERERERDRERERERERLPSTLDRKYPKDPGLAGRGGKFYQGISNWAERQEPASNVNHFSSQAFREDLQETIRRNRLKKKLSGGGRAPPDVVAATASIVAGWENRARPTEQQLIRQPISSIM
- the LOC127565711 gene encoding uncharacterized protein LOC127565711 isoform X2 — encoded protein: MKWLESHFGSESTASNDSRDDEATRDVDADVEPTKKSYFNVTIKSQSQLPVGGHNATVPLTHTLSRSAERERECERERDRERERERDRERERERERLPSTLDRKYPKDPGLAGRGGKFYQGISNWAERQEPASNVNHFSSQAFREDLQETIRRNRLKKKLSGGGRAPPDVVAATASIVAGWENRARPTEQQLIRQPISSIM